Proteins from a single region of Streptomyces sp. HUAS 15-9:
- the hypE gene encoding hydrogenase expression/formation protein HypE encodes MPDSTSDTLDLTGWTCPAPLRDQPRIVMGHGGGGTLSAELVQHVFAPAFGGEVLAQMGDAAALSLGGVRLAFSTDSFVVRPLFFPGGSIGDLAVNGTVNDLAMSGARAAYLSCGFILEEGVEMETVSRVAEALGAAARTAGVEVATGDTKVVEAGHGDGIYLNTAGIGLVPAGVDLRPQRVVPGDVVIVSGAIGVHGVAIMSVREGLEFGVEIVSDCAALGGLVETMLAVTPDLHVLRDPTRGGLAASLGEIAAASGTGVVVTERDVPVPPEVANACAVLGLDPFYVANEGKLVAFVPREHADAVLDAMRAHPLGQEARIIGEAVREHPGMVVARTGLGGTRVVDMPLGEQLPRIC; translated from the coding sequence TTGCCTGACAGCACCTCCGACACCCTGGACCTGACCGGATGGACCTGCCCGGCCCCGCTGCGCGACCAGCCCCGGATCGTGATGGGGCACGGCGGTGGCGGCACGCTCTCCGCCGAACTGGTCCAGCATGTGTTCGCGCCCGCCTTCGGGGGCGAGGTCCTCGCTCAGATGGGCGACGCGGCCGCGCTCTCGCTCGGCGGTGTGCGTCTGGCCTTCTCCACCGACTCCTTCGTCGTACGACCCCTGTTCTTCCCCGGCGGCAGCATCGGCGACCTCGCGGTCAACGGCACGGTCAACGACCTCGCGATGAGCGGGGCCCGGGCCGCCTACCTCTCCTGCGGATTCATCCTGGAGGAGGGCGTGGAGATGGAGACCGTCTCACGGGTCGCCGAGGCGCTCGGTGCGGCCGCGCGGACCGCGGGCGTCGAGGTGGCGACCGGCGACACCAAGGTGGTGGAGGCCGGCCACGGCGACGGGATCTACCTCAACACCGCCGGCATCGGCCTTGTCCCGGCGGGCGTCGACCTGCGGCCGCAACGGGTCGTCCCCGGCGACGTCGTGATCGTCAGCGGTGCGATCGGGGTGCACGGCGTGGCCATCATGAGCGTGCGCGAGGGTCTGGAGTTCGGGGTGGAGATCGTGAGCGACTGCGCCGCGCTCGGCGGTCTCGTCGAGACCATGCTCGCCGTCACCCCGGATCTGCATGTGCTGCGCGACCCCACCCGCGGCGGACTCGCGGCCTCGCTGGGCGAGATCGCGGCCGCCTCGGGGACGGGCGTGGTCGTCACCGAGCGGGACGTCCCGGTCCCGCCGGAGGTGGCCAACGCCTGTGCGGTACTGGGCCTGGACCCCTTCTATGTCGCCAACGAGGGCAAGCTCGTGGCCTTCGTGCCGCGTGAGCACGCCGACGCCGTCCTGGACGCGATGCGGGCACATCCGCTGGGCCAGGAGGCGAGGATCATCGGCGAGGCGGTGCGCGAGCACCCCGGGATGGTGGTCGCCCGCACCGGCCTCGGGGGCACCCGGGTCGTCGACATGCCCCTGGGGGAGCAGCTGCCGAGGATCTGCTGA
- the hypD gene encoding hydrogenase formation protein HypD, whose product MKYIDEFQDPALARRLLDEIHATVTRPWALMEVCGGQTHSIIRHGIDQLLPEQVELIHGPGCPVCVTPLEVIDKALEIASRPEVIFCSFGDMLRVPGTGRDLFQVRGEGGDVRVVYSPLDALRIAQQNPDRQVVFFGIGFETTAPPNAMTVHQARKLGIRNFSLLVSHVRVPPAIEAIMRSPSCRVQGFLAAGHVCTVMGMDEYPELAERHRVPIVVTGFEPLDILEGVRRTVAQLERGEHTVDNAYPRAVRAEGNPAARAMLEDVFEVTDRAWRGIGVIPDSGWRLSAKYREYDAESRFAVDGIRTCEPAECRSGEVLQGLLKPHECEVFGTRCTPRTPLGATMVSSEGACAAYYLYRRLDITPAAREASPVA is encoded by the coding sequence GTGAAGTACATCGACGAGTTCCAGGACCCGGCGCTCGCGCGGCGGCTCCTCGACGAGATCCACGCCACCGTGACCAGGCCCTGGGCGCTGATGGAGGTCTGCGGCGGGCAGACGCACTCCATCATCCGTCATGGCATCGACCAACTCCTGCCCGAGCAGGTGGAGTTGATCCACGGTCCGGGCTGTCCCGTGTGTGTGACCCCGCTCGAGGTCATCGACAAGGCCCTGGAGATCGCCTCCCGGCCGGAGGTGATCTTCTGTTCTTTCGGCGACATGCTCCGGGTGCCCGGCACCGGACGGGACCTGTTCCAGGTGCGCGGCGAGGGCGGCGACGTACGGGTCGTCTACTCTCCGCTCGACGCCCTGCGGATCGCCCAGCAGAACCCGGACCGCCAGGTGGTGTTCTTCGGCATCGGCTTCGAGACGACCGCACCGCCCAACGCCATGACGGTCCACCAGGCCCGCAAGCTCGGCATCCGCAACTTCAGCCTGCTGGTCTCGCACGTCCGCGTGCCCCCCGCCATCGAGGCGATCATGCGTTCCCCGAGCTGCCGGGTGCAGGGCTTCCTGGCCGCCGGGCACGTGTGCACCGTGATGGGTATGGACGAGTATCCGGAGCTGGCGGAGCGCCACCGCGTCCCGATCGTCGTGACCGGCTTCGAGCCGCTCGACATCCTGGAGGGCGTGCGCCGGACCGTGGCGCAGCTGGAGCGCGGTGAGCACACCGTCGACAACGCCTACCCCCGTGCCGTCCGCGCCGAGGGGAACCCGGCCGCGCGCGCCATGCTGGAGGACGTCTTCGAGGTCACCGACCGCGCCTGGCGGGGCATCGGCGTGATTCCCGACAGCGGGTGGCGGCTGTCCGCCAAGTACCGTGAGTACGACGCCGAGTCGCGGTTCGCCGTCGACGGCATCCGCACCTGTGAGCCGGCCGAGTGCCGCAGCGGTGAGGTCCTGCAGGGACTGCTCAAGCCGCACGAGTGCGAGGTGTTCGGCACCCGCTGCACCCCCCGCACCCCGCTCGGAGCCACCATGGTCTCCAGCGAGGGCGCCTGTGCCGCGTACTACCTGTACCGGCGTCTGGACATCACCCCCGCGGCCCGGGAGGCGAGCCCCGTTGCCTGA
- a CDS encoding HypC/HybG/HupF family hydrogenase formation chaperone, translating into MCLAVPGKVLDIEERDGTRLATVDFGGVVKEVCLEYLPDLRVGEYAIVHVGFALQRLDEESARQTLELFTELGMLQEEFGDPWEAAAGTGATHVAEEARK; encoded by the coding sequence ATGTGCCTGGCGGTACCCGGCAAGGTCCTGGACATCGAGGAGCGCGACGGCACCCGGTTGGCCACCGTCGACTTCGGCGGTGTGGTCAAGGAGGTGTGCCTTGAGTACCTGCCCGACCTGCGGGTCGGCGAGTACGCCATCGTGCACGTCGGGTTCGCGCTGCAACGGCTCGACGAGGAGTCGGCCCGGCAGACGCTCGAACTCTTCACCGAACTCGGCATGCTTCAGGAGGAGTTCGGCGATCCCTGGGAAGCCGCCGCGGGCACGGGAGCGACGCACGTCGCCGAGGAGGCGCGCAAGTGA